The proteins below are encoded in one region of Parvicella tangerina:
- a CDS encoding M61 family metallopeptidase, which yields MSIRTMKYTVKYDRQTAHNHFLRIDVVFAAVDKETMVIKLPAWRPGRYELANFAKNIKDLSFNDKDGNRLIFAKRTKDEWLIHCHQVDEVHATYYYYANELNAGASFVNEHQLYINPVNCMLYEEFGEDTACEVILELPDDFMVATSLESVSKNQFNAESFHELVDSPIVASASLQHKIYLSHGVKFYLWFQGEVKPDWDKLITDFQKFTDYQIEKFGGFPVKEYHYIFQIDTKKAYHGVEHQKSTVLYLGPSYMVFDRLYTELLGVCSHELYHTWNVKAIRPEEMYPYDYNRENYTRLGYVAEGVTTYMGDRTLMESGVFDDQQYHKELGNYIMRHLHNDGRRHYSVADSSFDTWLDGYVAGVPGRKTSIYVEGAMIAYVCDMRIRKSTGNTKSLHDAMQLLYNLTRNVGYSNATYQEVLESTAGVSFEDVFENLVFGTEDYLPYIEEALAYDGRKMELRASSDLIHHFGLKGTYVTEGLKVSTVLEGSSADISGLVPSDILLSVNGIALNKDLSEWLNYFSGEDVFLDLIRDGVVKRLQLKPVNDFQYKQVVLSLA from the coding sequence ATGAGTATAAGAACAATGAAGTATACGGTAAAGTATGATCGTCAGACGGCCCATAATCACTTTCTGCGTATAGATGTTGTGTTTGCTGCTGTTGATAAAGAAACTATGGTGATTAAATTGCCAGCCTGGCGGCCAGGTAGGTATGAACTTGCCAACTTCGCTAAAAATATCAAGGATCTGTCTTTCAATGATAAGGACGGTAATCGGCTGATCTTCGCGAAAAGAACTAAGGACGAATGGTTGATTCATTGCCATCAGGTTGATGAGGTGCATGCAACCTATTACTATTATGCGAATGAGCTTAATGCTGGAGCAAGTTTTGTAAACGAACATCAACTGTATATTAATCCTGTCAATTGTATGCTTTATGAAGAGTTTGGTGAGGATACTGCTTGTGAAGTGATCTTAGAACTTCCTGATGATTTTATGGTGGCAACTTCTTTGGAGTCAGTTAGCAAAAATCAGTTCAATGCAGAAAGCTTTCACGAGTTGGTCGATTCGCCAATTGTGGCATCAGCTTCACTTCAGCATAAGATCTATCTTTCTCATGGGGTGAAGTTTTACCTTTGGTTTCAAGGTGAGGTAAAACCAGATTGGGATAAATTGATCACGGATTTTCAAAAATTCACTGATTATCAAATTGAAAAATTTGGAGGATTTCCAGTTAAAGAATATCACTACATTTTTCAGATTGATACCAAAAAAGCTTACCATGGTGTAGAACATCAAAAGAGTACGGTACTTTATTTAGGTCCATCTTATATGGTTTTTGATAGGTTGTACACCGAACTTCTGGGGGTTTGCTCCCATGAACTCTATCACACGTGGAATGTAAAGGCAATTCGTCCAGAGGAAATGTATCCCTATGATTACAACAGGGAGAATTATACCCGACTCGGATATGTGGCAGAGGGGGTAACCACTTACATGGGAGATCGTACTTTGATGGAGTCAGGAGTGTTTGATGATCAGCAGTATCACAAGGAATTGGGAAATTACATCATGCGTCATCTTCATAATGATGGTAGAAGGCATTATAGTGTTGCGGATTCTTCTTTCGATACTTGGCTGGATGGTTACGTAGCTGGCGTTCCTGGTAGGAAAACATCAATTTATGTGGAAGGAGCTATGATTGCATACGTTTGTGACATGCGAATCCGTAAGTCTACGGGTAACACGAAATCCCTTCACGATGCCATGCAGTTGCTGTATAATCTAACAAGAAATGTGGGGTATTCGAATGCTACCTATCAGGAGGTGTTGGAGTCAACTGCAGGTGTTTCCTTTGAAGATGTTTTTGAGAACTTAGTATTTGGAACTGAAGACTACTTGCCTTACATTGAGGAAGCATTAGCTTATGATGGTCGTAAAATGGAGCTTAGAGCATCTTCGGACCTCATTCATCACTTCGGACTAAAAGGAACGTATGTTACAGAAGGTCTTAAGGTGAGTACTGTGTTGGAGGGAAGTTCTGCTGATATTTCTGGTTTGGTACCTAGCGATATTTTACTGTCGGTTAACGGAATTGCGTTAAACAAAGATCTTTCAGAATGGTTGAATTACTTTTCGGGAGAGGATGTTTTTCTAGATCTAATCCGAGACGGAGTAGTAAAGAGATTACAGCTAAAACCAGTTAATGATTTTCAGTATAAACAAGTCGTGCTCTCTTTGGCCTGA
- a CDS encoding DUF3817 domain-containing protein, giving the protein MSTGNLNAFRKVAFWEGVSTLILFGVAVPLKYLADQPIYVTIFGNIHGFLFLLYLIFMVMVGIKYKWNAILYVMCLLGAVIPFGAFVVDSKFLKPLSQK; this is encoded by the coding sequence ATGAGCACAGGAAATTTAAATGCATTCAGAAAAGTAGCCTTTTGGGAGGGTGTTTCAACATTGATTCTATTTGGTGTAGCTGTTCCTTTAAAATACTTAGCTGACCAACCCATCTATGTTACGATATTTGGGAATATACATGGTTTCTTATTCCTACTCTACCTCATCTTCATGGTAATGGTAGGCATAAAGTACAAATGGAATGCTATACTCTATGTGATGTGTCTTTTGGGAGCGGTGATCCCTTTTGGTGCTTTTGTTGTGGACAGCAAGTTTCTTAAACCTTTATCTCAAAAGTAA
- a CDS encoding MBL fold metallo-hydrolase has product MSASKLEIKFLGTGTSQGVPVITCDCDVCISDDPRDKRLRSSIAIKKGNTQIVIDSGPDFRQQMLRAQINHLDALVFTHAHKDHIAGMDDVRAYNFKAQKPMEVYCTDLVFENLKREFHYVFDEAFQYPGIPRVDRIRIDKSEPFKIGEMTLVPIEVMHYKLPVLGFRVDNFTYITDANYISESEKEKIKGTEILVLNALRKEKHISHFTLEEALDLIEEIAPKKAYLTHVSHLMGRHKDIAKELPENVSFAFDGLSIKST; this is encoded by the coding sequence TTGTCAGCTTCCAAATTAGAAATAAAGTTTTTAGGAACAGGAACCTCCCAAGGAGTTCCAGTAATTACCTGTGATTGTGATGTCTGTATATCTGATGATCCAAGAGATAAACGTCTGAGGTCGTCAATTGCGATCAAAAAAGGGAATACCCAGATCGTTATTGATTCTGGTCCTGACTTTCGTCAGCAAATGCTTAGAGCTCAGATTAACCATTTGGATGCTTTGGTGTTTACCCATGCTCACAAGGATCATATAGCAGGTATGGATGATGTGAGGGCGTATAATTTCAAAGCTCAAAAACCGATGGAGGTGTATTGTACAGATCTGGTTTTTGAGAATCTGAAGCGAGAGTTTCATTACGTTTTCGATGAAGCTTTTCAATACCCTGGAATTCCTAGAGTGGATAGAATACGAATCGATAAATCCGAGCCTTTTAAAATAGGAGAAATGACATTGGTCCCGATAGAAGTGATGCACTATAAATTGCCTGTTCTTGGTTTTCGAGTGGATAACTTTACCTATATCACAGACGCCAACTATATTTCTGAGTCAGAAAAGGAAAAGATAAAAGGTACGGAAATATTGGTCTTAAATGCCTTACGGAAGGAAAAGCATATTTCTCACTTCACACTGGAAGAAGCCTTAGACTTGATTGAAGAAATAGCTCCGAAAAAGGCTTATTTAACGCATGTTTCTCATCTGATGGGTAGGCATAAAGATATTGCTAAAGAGTTGCCTGAAAATGTAAGTTTTGCTTTCGATGGATTATCTATTAAAAGTACGTAA
- a CDS encoding phytanoyl-CoA dioxygenase family protein, protein MKLFEKSKLAYMTYNFFKKKELEHNLPIYKKYGLKKKYYSPISSEDFKGIKGEPLPFDVQDSRMELPKIKGFNELPQNWQESLLSWSENGYAVLEGFFDSETVDQIRTTVDHLKDDPKTIWQHGKRIMFSIHQSEFLFNIGADPNLIKILEMLMGKKVELFQSLNFFEGSQQRAHSDSIHMTTFPYGNLIATWLALEDLTEDCGPLFYYPGSHKLPYVMNGDFDNIGSRFKLGDKTYGDYEDKIESIIQENDLQKKHFIAKKGDLLIWHANLLHGGEAIERKGSTRNSMVFHYYAENAICYHEITQRPTLKKRK, encoded by the coding sequence AATATGGGTTAAAGAAAAAGTACTACTCCCCTATTTCAAGTGAGGATTTCAAAGGTATTAAGGGAGAACCTCTTCCTTTTGACGTTCAGGATTCAAGAATGGAACTACCAAAAATTAAAGGCTTTAATGAATTACCTCAGAACTGGCAAGAATCACTCTTATCATGGAGTGAAAATGGCTATGCTGTTCTGGAAGGATTTTTTGATTCGGAAACAGTTGATCAGATTAGAACTACGGTAGATCACCTAAAGGATGATCCAAAGACCATTTGGCAACACGGAAAACGGATCATGTTCTCCATTCATCAGTCTGAATTTTTGTTTAACATTGGAGCTGACCCCAATTTAATCAAGATCCTAGAGATGTTAATGGGTAAAAAAGTTGAATTATTTCAAAGTTTAAACTTTTTTGAGGGCAGTCAGCAAAGAGCTCATTCAGACTCTATTCACATGACCACTTTTCCTTATGGAAATCTTATTGCGACTTGGCTAGCTCTAGAAGACTTGACGGAAGATTGCGGACCTCTATTCTACTACCCTGGTTCACATAAACTTCCGTACGTGATGAATGGAGATTTTGACAACATAGGTAGTAGATTCAAGCTTGGAGACAAGACCTATGGAGACTATGAAGACAAAATCGAATCGATTATTCAAGAAAACGACTTGCAAAAAAAACACTTCATCGCAAAAAAAGGAGATCTTTTGATCTGGCATGCTAATCTCTTACACGGTGGGGAAGCCATCGAACGAAAAGGTTCTACCAGAAACAGCATGGTTTTTCATTATTACGCTGAAAACGCCATTTGCTATCATGAAATCACGCAACGACCAACGTTAAAGAAACGTAAATAA